In Bacteroidales bacterium, a single genomic region encodes these proteins:
- the purH gene encoding bifunctional phosphoribosylaminoimidazolecarboxamide formyltransferase/IMP cyclohydrolase — protein MSNKRIKSALISVFYKEGLDEIVRTLHKLGVKLYSTGGTFSFINELGIPAEKVEDLTTYPSILGGRVKTLHPSVFGGILARRENNDDLAQLAKYKIPEIDLVIVDLYPFEETLRSTDVEEDIIEKIDIGGISLIRAAAKNYNDVVIVSGREQYPELQSLLDSKDGTTSLEDRRLFAAKAFMTSSHYDTAIFKYFNRQAAIPVFRESINKSYPLRYGENPHQKGIFYGDPDEFFNKLHGKELSYNNLLDLEAALGLIDEFRDTTFVIIKHNNACGVATRSSATEAWKDALACDPVSAYGGVIVTNVTIDDKTAAEVDKIFFEIIIAPAFTEGALEILKQKKNRIILHRKEKEKQRDGFRSMLNGVLWQEKDNSTESGEQMKPVTKRIPLPSEIDDLVFANIICKHSKSNAIVLAKNKQLCASGIGQTSRVDALKQSIEKAKTFGFDLKGSVLASDAYFPFADSVEIAHKAGITAIVQPGGSVRDQESIDYCTANGVAMVVTGVRHFKH, from the coding sequence ATGAGTAACAAACGAATAAAAAGTGCTCTTATCTCTGTTTTTTACAAGGAGGGATTGGACGAAATAGTCAGAACGCTTCATAAACTTGGCGTAAAGTTATATTCTACAGGAGGTACTTTTAGTTTTATTAATGAACTTGGGATCCCTGCTGAAAAGGTGGAGGATCTCACTACTTATCCTTCAATTCTCGGGGGAAGGGTAAAAACACTGCATCCTTCGGTTTTCGGAGGTATTCTTGCCCGGCGTGAAAACAATGATGATCTGGCGCAGCTTGCTAAATATAAAATTCCTGAAATAGACCTCGTAATTGTTGATCTTTACCCGTTTGAGGAGACTTTAAGATCTACGGATGTTGAGGAAGATATTATTGAAAAGATTGATATTGGGGGAATCTCTCTCATAAGGGCTGCCGCAAAAAACTATAATGACGTGGTAATTGTATCCGGAAGGGAACAATACCCTGAGCTTCAGTCTCTTCTGGATTCCAAAGATGGAACTACATCGCTGGAGGACAGACGGTTATTTGCAGCCAAAGCATTCATGACCTCTTCGCATTATGATACTGCAATCTTTAAATATTTCAACAGACAGGCTGCCATTCCTGTTTTCAGGGAAAGCATAAACAAGTCTTACCCATTACGTTATGGAGAGAATCCTCATCAGAAAGGAATCTTCTACGGAGATCCGGATGAGTTTTTCAATAAGCTTCATGGTAAAGAGCTTTCATATAACAACCTTCTCGACCTTGAGGCAGCTCTTGGTCTGATTGACGAGTTCAGAGATACGACTTTCGTAATAATAAAACATAACAATGCCTGTGGTGTGGCCACACGCAGCAGTGCTACAGAGGCGTGGAAAGATGCTCTGGCATGCGATCCGGTATCTGCATATGGCGGTGTAATTGTAACAAATGTTACAATTGATGATAAGACTGCAGCGGAGGTCGACAAGATCTTTTTCGAAATTATAATAGCTCCGGCCTTTACTGAGGGAGCCCTGGAAATACTCAAACAGAAGAAAAACCGGATAATACTTCACAGAAAGGAGAAAGAGAAACAAAGGGATGGATTCAGGTCTATGCTTAACGGGGTATTGTGGCAGGAAAAAGACAACAGCACTGAATCGGGGGAACAGATGAAACCTGTTACAAAAAGAATTCCACTTCCTTCTGAGATTGATGATCTGGTGTTTGCTAACATAATATGTAAACACAGCAAGTCGAATGCTATTGTGCTGGCAAAGAACAAGCAGCTTTGCGCCAGCGGAATAGGACAGACTTCGAGGGTGGATGCTCTTAAACAATCTATTGAAAAGGCTAAAACATTTGGATTCGATCTTAAAGGTTCTGTACTTGCCTCAGATGCCTATTTCCCGTTTGCCGACAGCGTTGAAATTGCTCACAAGGCGGGCATTACAGCCATAGTTCAGCCGGGCGGTTCCGTAAGGGATCAGGAGTCAATTGATTATTGTACTGCCAACGGAGTGGCAATGGTAGTTACAGGAGTAAGACACTTTAAACACTGA
- a CDS encoding rod shape-determining protein: MGLFSFLTQEIAIDLGTANTIIIHNDKVVVDEPSIVAIDKNTGKLIAIGEQARQMHGKTHENIKTIRPLRDGVIADFNAAELMIRGMIKMINKGPRLFSPSLKMVVCIPSGSTEVEIRAVRDSSEHAGGRDVYMIYEPMAAAIGIGLDVEAPEGCMVVDIGGGTTEIAVIALGGIVCNKSIRIAGDGFTADIQAYMRHQHNIKIGERTAEDIKIGVGAALPDIDNPPADFIVRGPNIMTALPIEIPISYQEIAYCLDKSLSKVEAALLSVLEQTPPELYADIVNKGIYLAGGGALLRGLDKRLADKININFNVVEDPLHAVARGTGVALKNVDKFPFLMR, translated from the coding sequence ATGGGCTTATTTTCATTTTTAACACAGGAGATTGCAATCGATCTTGGTACCGCAAACACAATCATTATTCACAATGATAAAGTTGTTGTGGACGAACCATCGATAGTAGCAATTGATAAAAATACAGGGAAACTTATTGCGATCGGGGAACAGGCAAGGCAGATGCATGGGAAGACTCACGAAAACATCAAGACAATCAGGCCATTACGCGATGGAGTGATAGCCGATTTTAATGCAGCTGAACTGATGATAAGGGGTATGATCAAAATGATCAATAAAGGCCCCAGGCTCTTTTCTCCCTCACTGAAAATGGTTGTCTGTATACCCTCCGGAAGTACTGAGGTTGAAATCCGTGCTGTACGTGATTCTTCAGAGCATGCCGGCGGTCGCGATGTTTACATGATCTATGAACCAATGGCTGCCGCAATAGGTATAGGACTCGATGTAGAGGCCCCTGAAGGCTGCATGGTTGTAGATATCGGAGGTGGTACAACTGAGATAGCTGTAATTGCCCTGGGAGGTATTGTCTGCAATAAATCTATAAGAATTGCAGGGGATGGATTTACTGCTGATATTCAGGCATATATGCGTCATCAGCATAATATCAAAATCGGAGAGAGAACAGCTGAAGATATTAAAATAGGTGTAGGTGCTGCACTTCCTGATATTGACAATCCGCCTGCTGACTTTATAGTCCGTGGTCCTAATATCATGACTGCTCTTCCTATTGAAATTCCTATTTCTTACCAGGAGATAGCATACTGTCTTGATAAATCATTATCCAAAGTTGAGGCTGCCTTATTAAGTGTTCTTGAGCAGACTCCGCCTGAGCTATATGCTGATATAGTTAACAAAGGTATTTATCTGGCCGGAGGCGGAGCATTGCTGAGAGGTCTTGATAAGAGACTGGCCGATAAGATAAATATAAACTTTAATGTTGTTGAAGATCCTTTGCATGCTGTTGCACGCGGAACAGGTGTTGCACTGAAGAATGTCGATAAGTTTCCGTTCCTGATGAGATAA
- a CDS encoding putative C-S lyase, with the protein MIWNFDEPVAREGTNCIKYDLREDTFGEKDVIPMWVADMDFKTPDFIISALRKRLDHEICGYSYRPPEYYTSIIDWIKLRHNWPLEKEWICFSPGIVPALNLCTLAYTQPGDKIIVQPPVYFPFFSAVEAHGRKLVYNKLKESDGKWEMDFDSLLASIDEKTKMIIISNPHNPVGRVWSPEELLQLAEICLAKNILVLSDEIHSDLVLPGYKHTPFALLSEEIAAITITFIAPSKTFNLAGLSTSSVIISNPELRKSFTRIVDNLHIGNGNIFGTIASISAYTYGHQWLDNLLDYIDHNIDFVGDYCKKMIPEIIPVMPEATYMIWLDCRKFGMSGKELQSFFIKSAGIGMNEGSTFGPGGEGFMRMNVATTHQTVMKALEQIEKAVSGLR; encoded by the coding sequence ATGATCTGGAACTTTGATGAGCCTGTTGCAAGAGAGGGGACAAACTGCATAAAGTATGACCTCCGGGAAGATACTTTCGGTGAGAAGGATGTAATCCCGATGTGGGTTGCAGACATGGATTTCAAAACTCCTGACTTTATTATTTCTGCCCTCAGGAAAAGACTTGACCATGAAATTTGCGGATATTCCTACAGGCCTCCGGAATACTATACCTCAATTATTGACTGGATTAAACTCAGGCATAACTGGCCATTAGAAAAAGAGTGGATCTGTTTCAGTCCAGGAATAGTACCTGCGCTTAATCTGTGCACTCTGGCATATACACAGCCGGGAGACAAGATAATTGTTCAGCCTCCTGTTTATTTCCCTTTCTTTTCAGCTGTTGAGGCACACGGTCGCAAACTTGTGTATAATAAACTGAAAGAGTCTGACGGGAAATGGGAAATGGATTTTGATTCGCTTCTCGCTTCTATTGATGAAAAGACAAAGATGATTATCATCTCCAATCCTCATAATCCTGTTGGACGTGTATGGTCACCCGAGGAACTTTTACAACTGGCTGAAATATGCCTTGCCAAAAACATACTTGTCCTTTCAGACGAAATTCATTCAGACCTGGTTTTGCCTGGTTATAAGCATACTCCTTTTGCATTGCTTTCAGAAGAAATAGCAGCCATAACCATCACATTTATAGCCCCCAGCAAGACATTCAATCTTGCAGGTCTTTCAACTTCTTCCGTAATTATTTCGAATCCCGAATTAAGAAAATCTTTTACAAGGATTGTTGATAATCTGCATATAGGAAACGGAAATATATTCGGAACAATTGCCTCAATATCAGCCTATACATATGGACATCAATGGCTCGACAACCTTCTCGATTACATAGATCATAATATTGATTTTGTAGGAGATTACTGCAAAAAAATGATCCCCGAGATTATACCTGTTATGCCCGAAGCAACATACATGATCTGGCTCGATTGCCGTAAATTTGGCATGTCGGGAAAAGAACTTCAGAGCTTCTTTATAAAATCAGCCGGAATCGGTATGAACGAAGGGTCGACATTCGGACCAGGGGGTGAGGGATTCATGAGAATGAATGTTGCAACAACACACCAGACAGTTATGAAAGCTCTGGAACAGATAGAAAAGGCTGTTTCAGGGCTCCGATAA
- a CDS encoding ABC transporter permease — translation MFLRLFKEGVIFAVNSVIVNKLRTFLSLFGITIGIFSIISVFTVLDWMEKSIKDSISTLGDNVIYVQKFPWSFDPNLAWWDIIKWPSIDERDFQAIQKKSTKTDAACLAVFQPEKIKYKKNIANDVTVGAVTMEFEEVRSFEMANGRYFSPFEASTGKNVAIIGATIADRLFEKTDPVGKEITIAGFRTTVIGVFKKEGKGGISDSGMDELTIIPFSFGKTFINMRNRFIESQLMIKAKPGVQIQELDDETTMILRAARRLQPDEINNFSVNRASLLSQGFDAVFVGINIGGWVIGGFSILVGGFGIANIMFVSVRERTNIIGIQKALGAKRFFILQQFLVESVLLSVIGGLLGVLMIFVSTLVINYLYELNMHLTMANMFLAIFISGIIGVVAGYAPAYSAAKMNPVEAIGFSF, via the coding sequence ATGTTTCTCAGGTTATTCAAAGAAGGGGTTATTTTCGCGGTTAACTCTGTTATAGTAAACAAGTTAAGGACATTCCTGTCACTTTTCGGGATAACTATCGGGATCTTTTCTATCATTTCTGTATTTACAGTTCTTGACTGGATGGAGAAATCGATCAAAGACAGTATTTCTACTCTTGGCGATAACGTAATTTATGTTCAGAAATTCCCCTGGTCTTTCGATCCGAATCTCGCATGGTGGGACATAATTAAATGGCCATCAATCGATGAACGCGATTTTCAGGCGATACAGAAAAAATCAACCAAGACTGACGCTGCATGTCTGGCAGTATTTCAGCCTGAGAAAATCAAATACAAGAAAAACATAGCCAACGATGTAACTGTAGGTGCTGTAACAATGGAGTTTGAGGAAGTAAGGTCATTCGAGATGGCTAACGGAAGGTACTTCTCTCCTTTTGAAGCCTCAACGGGAAAAAATGTGGCGATCATCGGGGCTACTATTGCAGATCGTCTTTTTGAGAAAACTGATCCTGTCGGGAAAGAGATTACAATTGCGGGGTTCAGAACCACTGTTATTGGAGTATTCAAGAAGGAAGGAAAAGGCGGGATAAGCGACAGCGGAATGGATGAGTTAACAATCATACCTTTCAGCTTCGGAAAGACTTTCATAAATATGCGTAACAGGTTTATCGAGTCACAGCTTATGATTAAAGCTAAACCCGGGGTGCAGATCCAGGAACTTGATGACGAAACAACTATGATCCTCAGAGCTGCAAGACGTCTTCAGCCCGATGAGATTAATAATTTCTCTGTCAACAGGGCAAGCCTTTTATCGCAGGGCTTCGATGCGGTATTCGTCGGAATAAATATTGGCGGCTGGGTTATAGGTGGCTTCTCAATACTCGTTGGTGGTTTCGGAATAGCGAACATCATGTTTGTATCAGTCAGGGAAAGAACAAACATCATAGGTATTCAGAAAGCTCTGGGAGCTAAAAGGTTTTTCATCCTTCAGCAATTTCTTGTTGAGTCGGTACTTCTTTCTGTTATCGGAGGATTGCTGGGAGTCTTGATGATCTTCGTAAGTACCCTTGTTATCAACTATCTGTACGAATTGAACATGCACCTTACTATGGCCAACATGTTTCTTGCTATATTCATTTCCGGAATAATAGGCGTAGTTGCAGGATATGCCCCTGCTTATTCTGCTGCTAAAATGAATCCTGTGGAAGCTATTGGTTTCTCATTCTGA
- the mreC gene encoding rod shape-determining protein MreC translates to MRNLLNFLARYNNLIIFLILEGLSVYFLATRNSYHNTRVMFGIRGLTHSVEMKVSNTRAYLNLRDVNQSLAAENIALKNSIERLRKAENSPFFSVSDSVYKQQYIHTSATVIDNSINKQKNFFTVNKGRQQGVAVDMAVTSGDGVSGVIVGCSDNYSLAMSVLNLDFRLSARLKSNGYYGSLNWDGVNYRKAVLSEIPQHVPVNVGDTVETTGYSAIFPEGIMVGTVSDFEKMGGDFYKITITLATDFKKLHFVDIIGNMKKSEQIELQNSFQ, encoded by the coding sequence ATGAGGAATCTGCTGAATTTTCTGGCCAGATATAATAATCTGATCATCTTTCTGATTCTTGAAGGATTGTCGGTATATTTTCTTGCCACAAGGAACAGCTATCATAATACACGTGTTATGTTCGGGATCAGGGGATTGACTCATTCAGTTGAGATGAAGGTCAGCAATACCCGTGCATACCTGAATCTCAGGGATGTGAACCAGTCTCTTGCAGCAGAAAATATTGCACTTAAAAATAGTATTGAGCGGCTTAGGAAAGCCGAGAACTCTCCATTCTTCTCAGTTTCAGATTCAGTTTATAAACAGCAGTACATTCACACTTCAGCTACTGTAATTGATAATTCGATAAACAAGCAGAAGAACTTTTTTACTGTAAATAAAGGGAGGCAGCAGGGAGTCGCTGTTGATATGGCTGTCACATCTGGCGACGGGGTATCAGGTGTAATAGTGGGCTGCTCGGATAACTACTCCCTGGCTATGTCGGTACTGAATCTTGATTTCAGATTAAGTGCACGGCTTAAATCGAATGGTTATTATGGATCACTTAACTGGGACGGGGTAAATTACCGCAAGGCTGTATTAAGTGAGATTCCCCAGCATGTGCCTGTTAATGTAGGCGATACTGTTGAGACGACAGGATACTCGGCTATTTTTCCAGAAGGTATCATGGTAGGAACAGTAAGTGATTTTGAAAAGATGGGAGGAGACTTTTATAAGATAACAATCACTCTCGCAACTGATTTTAAAAAATTACATTTTGTGGATATAATCGGCAACATGAAGAAGTCGGAGCAAATTGAACTTCAAAATTCATTTCAATGA
- the carA gene encoding glutamine-hydrolyzing carbamoyl-phosphate synthase small subunit — translation MKNSIKVKLTLEDGTIYHGRSFGSPVAAAGEVVFNTAMTGYPESLTDPSYRGQILCLTYPLVGNYGAPGKTEENDLYRFYESSSIHISGLIVSDYSFEYSHWNATESLGDWLGRNKVPGIYGIDTRALTKRIREKGAMLGKVEPEGTEIDYYDPNKVNLVAEVSTHEKKIYGTGKYKILLVDCGVKYNIIRNLLKRDTTIIRVPWDYDFHKEEFDGLFLSNGPGDPKMCVATINNIKKSFSGNKPIMGICLGNQLMALAADADTYKLKYGHRSHNQPVLQVGTDKAYITSQNHGFAVDNKTLGNDWDPLFININDLTNEGMKHKSKPFFSTQFHPEASGGPTDTDYLFDVFIENIEKSK, via the coding sequence ATGAAAAACAGTATAAAAGTTAAACTTACTCTTGAAGACGGCACAATCTACCACGGTCGCTCCTTTGGATCACCGGTTGCAGCTGCAGGCGAGGTGGTATTCAATACGGCTATGACAGGTTATCCCGAAAGTCTTACAGATCCTTCATACCGCGGACAAATACTTTGTCTTACATACCCCCTCGTAGGTAACTACGGGGCCCCCGGAAAGACAGAAGAAAATGATCTGTACCGGTTCTATGAATCATCTTCAATTCATATCTCGGGATTAATAGTATCCGATTATTCTTTTGAATACAGTCACTGGAATGCAACTGAAAGCCTCGGTGATTGGTTAGGAAGAAATAAAGTCCCTGGGATTTACGGTATTGACACAAGAGCTCTTACAAAAAGAATCCGTGAAAAGGGGGCAATGCTAGGTAAAGTGGAACCTGAAGGTACAGAAATCGATTACTACGACCCTAATAAAGTAAATCTTGTTGCCGAAGTAAGCACACACGAGAAGAAAATATATGGAACGGGAAAATACAAAATCCTTCTTGTTGATTGCGGAGTAAAATATAACATTATACGGAATCTGCTTAAAAGGGACACTACAATAATCAGGGTACCATGGGATTATGATTTCCACAAAGAGGAATTTGACGGACTCTTCCTCTCAAACGGTCCGGGCGATCCGAAAATGTGCGTGGCAACGATAAATAATATTAAAAAATCTTTCTCCGGAAATAAGCCCATAATGGGAATTTGTCTGGGAAACCAGCTGATGGCACTTGCTGCTGATGCAGATACCTATAAACTTAAGTATGGCCACAGAAGTCATAACCAGCCTGTTCTCCAGGTTGGAACAGATAAGGCATATATAACATCGCAGAACCATGGTTTTGCAGTCGACAATAAAACACTTGGTAACGACTGGGACCCGCTTTTTATCAATATCAACGACCTGACTAACGAGGGAATGAAACATAAGAGCAAACCCTTCTTCTCTACCCAGTTCCATCCCGAAGCATCAGGAGGTCCGACTGATACGGATTACCTGTTTGATGTGTTTATTGAGAATATTGAGAAATCAAAATAA
- the rsmA gene encoding 16S rRNA (adenine(1518)-N(6)/adenine(1519)-N(6))-dimethyltransferase RsmA gives MNRVYPKKNLGQHFLKDTAIARRISDSLTGEGYSSVLEIGPGMGVLTGYLIERGFPDFRVIEIDNESVHYLHANFPTLKTILTGDFLSMDLDAYYPDKLAIIGNFPYNISTQIFFKVLKHRDKVVEIAGMLQKEVAERICAGPGSKTYGILSVLLQAFYKTEYLFTVSEHVFSPPPKVKSGVIRLIRNDVRGLDCDEALFLRVVKASFNQRRKTLRNSVRSAFELKRDDYHEFGLRPEQLSVEQFVQLTRWIDENRVKSE, from the coding sequence ATGAATAGGGTTTATCCAAAAAAGAATTTAGGTCAGCATTTTTTGAAAGATACTGCCATTGCCAGAAGAATTTCGGATTCTCTGACAGGGGAGGGATATAGTTCTGTTCTGGAAATTGGTCCGGGTATGGGTGTACTTACCGGATATCTTATTGAAAGGGGCTTTCCCGATTTCAGGGTAATCGAAATAGATAATGAATCAGTTCACTATCTGCATGCCAACTTCCCTACGCTTAAAACTATACTGACAGGTGATTTCCTTTCAATGGATTTAGATGCTTATTATCCTGATAAACTGGCAATTATCGGAAATTTTCCATACAACATTTCAACGCAGATATTTTTCAAGGTTTTGAAACACCGGGACAAGGTTGTTGAGATAGCCGGAATGTTACAGAAGGAAGTAGCTGAAAGGATCTGTGCCGGACCGGGATCAAAAACTTATGGTATTTTAAGTGTCCTGCTTCAGGCTTTTTATAAAACCGAGTATCTTTTTACTGTGTCGGAGCATGTTTTCTCTCCGCCTCCAAAGGTGAAATCAGGCGTGATAAGGCTTATAAGAAATGATGTCCGGGGACTGGATTGTGATGAAGCTTTGTTTCTGAGAGTTGTCAAGGCAAGCTTTAATCAGCGGCGCAAGACATTAAGAAACTCTGTAAGGTCTGCTTTTGAACTTAAAAGAGATGATTACCATGAATTCGGTTTAAGGCCGGAACAGTTGTCTGTTGAACAATTCGTTCAGCTTACGAGATGGATTGATGAGAACAGGGTAAAATCAGAATGA
- a CDS encoding ATP-binding cassette domain-containing protein: MRESVLLALIHIFAIVSTINPAGISSRGKKILRSYLRRYLNRELEEEYYALFENNLEFYSNELKSVDKAELSDDESLISFQITNICRQIKKGLFLEERMIVFLQLIEFAFEDGMISEQEKTIIDIVSRTFNISKKEYDNATAFMIGRSYDEVSADCLLIIENDNPDNSGAGLYQNYNKWRHIRLKGFKGHLVVLHIESTGTLLFTYDGPQVLYFKGRDIIACRPYLLERGVNIKGQGIDPIYYSKIYKKFVSRKFPEKIVFEGHDLEFLFKNSDNGLQKMNFRVESGNLIGIMGGSGVGKTTLLNLLHGKVRPTCGNLYINGYDINSDSEELMGLIGFVPQDDMLIEELTVYQNLYFNARLCFGDYNEEQLKNTVEKVLQDLDLYEIKDLQVGDLMNKKVSGGQRKRLNIGLELMREPVVLFIDEPTSGLSSFDSEKVMSLLRNQALQGKLVFAIIHQPSSDIIKMFDRLWLLDKGGYMIYDGDPVEALVYFKTETSQANAAESECPNCGNVETDNILHIVEVKVIDNSGHPGKERQVSPKEWNEKYKKKMMPVLGDKPEKSAIPPSNFRVPRKIDQIQTFIRRNITRKLADRQYMTINLVEAPLLAFILGYISKYSENGAYSFAANKNYPVFLFMAVIVALFIGLTVSAEEIFRDRKILEREKFLNLSRLSYFLSKINFLFALSAIQSLSFVLVANSILEVRGMLLQQWIILFSTACFGNMLGLNISAGMRTAVSIYILIPLILVPMLLLGGAMIKYDELHKSMSKKIYVPVVGDIMVTRWAYEALCVEQYKSNGFEKPFFKYDMEISENDWYASFLIPTLKVKINECLVAGKAPEYSEYSQANLGKIRYHVNELSSLSGILPGKWVDKLNYDGFNEYVGDETKHFLDSLRTAFRVKSRAISNARDSLYKQISGKMGEEKFIAMRQKDYNENLANVVLNRLSTSKIYDSEDKLIQKADPVLMKPGSRWGRAHFFAPYKQIGSLKISTLIFDLIVIWLMVFFLFVTLYYNILKKFIRFLESLKLPILRKFGRELLQF; this comes from the coding sequence ATGAGGGAATCAGTACTTCTTGCGTTAATTCACATTTTTGCCATTGTCTCGACCATTAATCCGGCCGGTATATCTTCCAGGGGCAAGAAGATCCTTCGCAGTTACCTGAGGCGATATCTTAACCGTGAACTTGAAGAAGAGTATTATGCCCTGTTCGAGAATAATCTGGAGTTCTATTCCAATGAGCTAAAAAGTGTAGACAAAGCGGAACTGTCTGATGATGAGTCACTTATATCATTTCAGATAACAAATATCTGCAGGCAGATAAAAAAAGGACTTTTCCTGGAAGAAAGAATGATCGTCTTTCTTCAGCTCATAGAGTTTGCATTTGAGGATGGCATGATCTCCGAACAGGAAAAAACAATTATCGATATTGTTTCCCGGACATTTAACATTTCCAAGAAGGAGTATGACAATGCTACGGCATTTATGATCGGACGGTCGTATGATGAAGTATCAGCCGATTGCCTTCTGATAATAGAAAATGATAATCCTGATAATTCGGGAGCCGGATTGTACCAGAATTATAATAAATGGCGCCATATAAGGTTAAAAGGTTTTAAGGGACATCTTGTTGTACTGCATATTGAGAGTACCGGAACGCTCCTGTTCACATACGACGGACCACAGGTACTCTACTTTAAAGGACGTGATATAATTGCCTGCAGACCATACTTGCTGGAGAGGGGTGTAAATATAAAGGGTCAGGGAATAGATCCTATCTATTATTCAAAAATCTACAAGAAATTTGTTTCCCGCAAATTCCCCGAAAAGATTGTCTTTGAGGGGCATGACCTTGAATTCCTGTTCAAAAACTCCGATAACGGACTACAGAAGATGAATTTCAGAGTAGAATCCGGAAACCTTATCGGAATTATGGGAGGAAGCGGTGTTGGTAAAACAACATTGCTGAATTTGCTTCATGGCAAGGTGAGGCCTACCTGCGGGAACCTGTATATAAACGGGTATGATATAAACTCAGACTCAGAAGAACTGATGGGTCTGATCGGATTTGTTCCCCAGGACGATATGCTTATTGAGGAACTTACCGTTTATCAGAACCTTTATTTCAACGCCCGGCTATGCTTTGGTGATTATAATGAAGAGCAATTAAAAAATACCGTCGAGAAGGTCCTTCAGGATCTTGACCTCTATGAGATAAAGGATCTTCAGGTTGGAGACCTGATGAATAAGAAGGTCAGCGGTGGTCAGCGCAAGCGTCTTAATATCGGTCTTGAACTGATGCGCGAACCGGTCGTTTTATTTATTGATGAACCAACATCAGGCTTGTCATCCTTTGATTCTGAGAAGGTAATGAGCCTGCTGAGAAATCAGGCCCTTCAGGGTAAGCTTGTTTTTGCAATTATCCATCAGCCCTCTTCCGACATAATAAAAATGTTCGACAGGCTCTGGCTGCTCGACAAGGGCGGTTACATGATTTACGATGGAGACCCTGTTGAGGCACTTGTTTATTTTAAAACTGAAACTTCACAGGCAAATGCTGCCGAGAGTGAATGTCCGAATTGCGGTAACGTTGAGACTGACAATATTTTACATATTGTTGAAGTAAAAGTGATTGATAATTCAGGACATCCGGGAAAAGAGAGGCAGGTTAGTCCTAAAGAATGGAATGAGAAGTACAAGAAGAAGATGATGCCGGTTCTTGGGGATAAGCCTGAGAAATCTGCTATTCCACCCAGTAATTTCAGAGTTCCCCGAAAAATTGATCAGATACAAACATTTATCAGAAGGAATATAACGAGAAAGCTTGCCGACCGGCAGTATATGACTATTAATTTAGTTGAAGCACCCCTGCTTGCTTTTATTCTGGGTTATATTTCAAAATACAGTGAAAACGGTGCATATAGTTTTGCAGCCAATAAGAATTATCCGGTTTTCCTTTTTATGGCAGTTATTGTTGCGCTGTTTATAGGGCTCACCGTTAGTGCCGAGGAGATCTTCAGAGACAGAAAGATTCTTGAAAGGGAGAAGTTTCTTAACCTTAGCAGGCTGAGTTACTTTCTGTCGAAGATAAACTTCCTTTTTGCACTTTCAGCAATTCAGTCTTTGTCTTTTGTATTGGTTGCGAACTCTATACTTGAAGTGAGAGGTATGTTATTACAACAATGGATAATTCTCTTCTCAACAGCATGTTTCGGGAACATGCTCGGGCTAAATATTTCCGCCGGTATGCGAACAGCAGTAAGCATTTATATCCTGATTCCCCTTATTCTTGTTCCAATGTTACTGCTTGGCGGGGCTATGATAAAATATGATGAACTCCATAAATCTATGAGCAAAAAGATTTATGTACCAGTTGTGGGAGATATTATGGTTACCAGATGGGCTTATGAAGCATTATGTGTAGAGCAGTATAAAAGCAACGGATTTGAAAAGCCTTTCTTCAAGTATGATATGGAGATTAGTGAAAATGACTGGTATGCTTCTTTTCTGATCCCCACTCTTAAAGTAAAGATAAATGAATGCCTTGTCGCCGGCAAGGCTCCTGAATACAGTGAATATTCTCAGGCAAATCTGGGCAAAATAAGATATCATGTAAATGAACTCTCTTCATTGTCAGGTATTCTACCCGGTAAGTGGGTTGATAAACTGAATTATGACGGATTTAATGAATATGTTGGTGACGAGACAAAACACTTTCTCGACAGTCTCAGGACAGCCTTCAGGGTAAAAAGCAGGGCTATATCAAATGCCAGGGATTCTCTCTATAAACAAATATCGGGCAAGATGGGAGAGGAAAAGTTCATTGCGATGAGGCAAAAAGACTATAATGAAAACCTGGCAAATGTTGTTCTTAACAGGCTTTCCACCAGTAAAATATATGATTCAGAAGACAAACTGATACAAAAGGCAGATCCTGTATTGATGAAGCCCGGATCGAGGTGGGGGCGTGCTCATTTTTTTGCTCCCTATAAACAGATCGGAAGCCTGAAGATCTCCACTCTTATATTTGATTTGATTGTAATCTGGTTAATGGTCTTCTTCCTGTTTGTCACACTTTATTATAATATTCTTAAGAAGTTTATCAGATTCCTTGAGTCGCTGAAGCTTCCTATCTTAAGAAAGTTCGGCAGGGAGTTGTTGCAATTTTAG